One segment of Microbacterium arborescens DNA contains the following:
- a CDS encoding HAD family hydrolase, giving the protein MTSSDFRRRAVFLDVDGTLLQDGTHLPESAVAAVRRARENGHLVLLSTGRGMAELRGRILDIGFDGAVTNGGAFAGVGDELVVSRLMTAAEVARLSAAFEARGIHWYFQSFDRMFASPGLPALLADRLERDRARHIEDALAAGADPDELEFFSVGMKTFDDEVHFSDAEIAKAVILAHDADAVADLLAELAPDFAVVSGTIPLPEGSSGEVAPRGVNKGAAILEVLAHLGVDPSDAIGIGDNWNDAEMFEVCGTAIAMGNAAPEVQALADEVTTAIDDDGIHNAFARHGLL; this is encoded by the coding sequence ATGACTTCGTCCGACTTCCGCCGCCGCGCCGTGTTCCTCGACGTCGACGGCACCCTCCTGCAAGACGGCACCCATCTGCCCGAGTCCGCCGTCGCCGCCGTCCGCCGTGCCCGCGAGAACGGGCACCTCGTGCTGCTGAGCACCGGCCGCGGCATGGCCGAGCTGCGCGGCCGCATCCTCGACATCGGCTTCGACGGCGCCGTCACCAACGGAGGCGCCTTCGCCGGGGTGGGCGACGAGCTGGTTGTCTCGCGACTCATGACGGCCGCCGAGGTCGCGCGCCTCAGCGCGGCGTTCGAGGCCCGCGGCATCCATTGGTACTTCCAGTCGTTCGACCGCATGTTCGCGAGCCCCGGCCTGCCGGCTCTGCTCGCCGACCGTCTCGAGCGCGACCGCGCCCGCCACATCGAGGACGCGCTGGCCGCCGGGGCCGACCCCGACGAGCTCGAGTTCTTCAGCGTCGGCATGAAGACCTTCGACGACGAGGTCCACTTCTCGGATGCCGAGATCGCCAAGGCCGTCATCCTGGCGCACGACGCTGACGCCGTCGCCGATCTGCTCGCCGAGCTCGCCCCCGACTTCGCCGTCGTCTCGGGCACCATCCCCCTGCCCGAGGGCAGCTCGGGCGAAGTGGCGCCGCGCGGCGTGAACAAAGGCGCCGCGATCCTCGAGGTGCTCGCCCACCTCGGCGTCGACCCATCGGACGCGATCGGCATCGGCGACAACTGGAACGACGCCGAGATGTTCGAGGTCTGCGGCACCGCGATCGCGATGGGCAACGCCGCGCCGGAGGTTCAAGCCCTCGCCGACGAGGTCACGACCGCGATCGACGACGACGGCATCCACAACGCCTTCGCGCGACACGGCCTGCTGTGA
- a CDS encoding SDR family NAD(P)-dependent oxidoreductase: MQIAGASALITGGASGLGAATARRLASGGAHITIVDLPGSPGREVAEALGGRFAPADVTDPDEVATAVETAGSAAPLRIVVNCAGIAPPAKVLDRAGAPTPLADFERIVRINLVGTYNVVAQASAAIARTEPTETGSRGVIVNTASVAAFDGQIGQPAYAASKGGVHAMTLPIARELARYGIRVCTIAPGIMQTPMMAGLPDAAQRSLGEQVPFPPRLGAPEEFAALAAHIVDNDYLNGETIRLDGAIRMAPR, translated from the coding sequence ATGCAGATCGCGGGAGCCTCCGCCCTCATCACGGGCGGCGCCAGCGGGCTGGGCGCGGCCACGGCACGGCGCCTCGCTTCGGGCGGCGCGCACATCACGATCGTCGACCTGCCGGGGTCGCCCGGGCGCGAGGTCGCCGAGGCCCTGGGCGGGCGGTTCGCCCCCGCCGATGTCACCGATCCGGACGAGGTGGCCACCGCCGTCGAGACGGCGGGTAGCGCGGCGCCGCTGCGCATCGTCGTCAACTGCGCCGGGATCGCGCCGCCCGCCAAGGTGCTCGACCGTGCGGGTGCCCCGACACCGCTGGCGGACTTCGAGCGCATCGTCCGGATCAACCTCGTCGGCACCTACAACGTCGTGGCGCAGGCGTCGGCCGCGATCGCGCGGACCGAGCCGACGGAGACGGGGTCGCGTGGCGTCATCGTCAACACCGCCTCCGTCGCCGCCTTCGACGGACAGATCGGCCAACCCGCCTACGCCGCCTCGAAGGGCGGGGTGCACGCGATGACGCTGCCGATCGCGCGCGAGCTCGCGCGCTACGGCATCCGCGTCTGCACGATCGCGCCGGGGATCATGCAGACGCCCATGATGGCGGGGCTGCCGGATGCCGCGCAGCGCTCGCTGGGCGAGCAGGTTCCGTTCCCGCCGCGTCTGGGCGCGCCGGAGGAGTTCGCCGCGCTCGCCGCCCATATCGTCGACAACGACTACCTCAACGGCGAGACGATCCGTCTCGACGGCGCGATCAGAATGGCACCCCGATGA
- a CDS encoding enoyl-CoA hydratase/isomerase family protein, giving the protein MSDTAPATDTATATDTVLLRREGALARITLNRPASLNAVDADMAARWREVAAEVAADTSIGAVILDAAGRAFCAGGDVVSMSTSGMGGAAVTETARIIHDGIASLTGAAVPIVAAVQGAVAGGGLGIMLVADYIVASPSAVFVSKYANIGLTPDLGVSTLLPAAIGQRRALQLLLHDTALDAAAALDWGLVAEVADDPAARAQALADSWLAGATRAFGQAKRLVRDGAARSFAENLDDEARTIGARFDTDEARMRIDAFAAASARRTRTEETS; this is encoded by the coding sequence ATGAGCGACACTGCACCCGCAACCGACACTGCAACCGCAACCGACACGGTGTTGCTACGCCGCGAGGGCGCGCTCGCGCGGATCACGCTGAACCGCCCGGCATCGCTCAACGCGGTCGACGCCGACATGGCGGCCCGCTGGCGCGAGGTGGCCGCGGAGGTCGCCGCCGACACCTCGATCGGTGCCGTGATCCTGGATGCGGCGGGCCGCGCCTTCTGCGCCGGCGGCGACGTCGTGTCGATGTCGACGTCGGGCATGGGTGGCGCCGCGGTCACCGAGACGGCCCGCATCATCCACGACGGCATCGCGTCGCTGACGGGCGCGGCGGTGCCGATCGTCGCCGCGGTCCAGGGTGCGGTCGCCGGGGGAGGCCTCGGCATCATGCTGGTCGCCGACTACATCGTCGCGTCGCCGTCGGCGGTCTTCGTCAGCAAGTACGCCAACATCGGCCTCACGCCCGATCTGGGGGTCTCGACGCTGCTGCCCGCCGCGATCGGTCAGCGCCGCGCGCTGCAGCTGCTGCTCCACGACACCGCGCTCGACGCCGCGGCCGCGCTCGACTGGGGCTTGGTGGCCGAGGTGGCCGACGACCCCGCCGCCCGGGCGCAGGCCCTGGCCGACTCGTGGCTGGCGGGCGCGACGCGCGCCTTCGGACAGGCCAAACGTCTCGTCCGCGACGGCGCCGCGCGGTCGTTCGCCGAGAACCTCGACGACGAGGCGCGGACGATCGGCGCGCGCTTCGACACCGACGAGGCGCGAATGCGCATCGACGCGTTCGCCGCCGCATCCGCACGCCGTACCCGAACCGAGGAGACCTCATGA
- a CDS encoding aminoglycoside 3'-phosphotransferase, which yields MTLLPPDAPVRADIAARLRRLTAGTAATPLWRNAIGGITLGTDDGRVVKVGPRNAETSMRVESERLRWAAPFTSVPEVIETGEDGDVEWLVTRTLPGRSAVDPRWLADPATAVRAVGEGLRALHDALPVADCPYDWSVAHRLRNAEARGIAVPASLRDAPEPDLLVVCHGDACCPNTLVGDDGRWLAHVDLGALGVADRWADIAVASMSTEWNYGPGWEDALIDAYGIAPDADRLAYYRSLWNET from the coding sequence GTGACCCTACTGCCCCCGGACGCGCCCGTCCGCGCCGACATCGCAGCGCGACTGCGACGGCTTACCGCCGGCACCGCCGCGACCCCGCTCTGGCGCAACGCCATCGGGGGTATCACGCTCGGCACCGACGACGGCCGTGTCGTCAAGGTCGGCCCGCGGAACGCCGAGACCTCGATGCGAGTCGAGTCGGAGCGCCTGCGATGGGCTGCGCCGTTCACGTCGGTTCCCGAGGTCATCGAGACCGGCGAGGACGGCGACGTCGAGTGGCTCGTCACCCGCACTCTCCCCGGCCGGTCGGCCGTCGATCCCCGGTGGCTCGCCGATCCCGCGACCGCGGTGCGGGCGGTCGGCGAAGGACTCCGCGCCCTCCACGACGCCCTGCCGGTCGCCGACTGCCCCTACGACTGGAGCGTCGCGCACCGGCTGCGAAACGCCGAGGCCCGGGGCATCGCCGTGCCGGCATCTCTCCGCGACGCACCCGAGCCCGACCTCCTCGTGGTCTGCCACGGCGACGCCTGCTGCCCCAACACCCTGGTCGGTGACGACGGACGCTGGCTCGCCCACGTCGACCTCGGGGCGCTCGGCGTCGCCGACCGCTGGGCCGACATCGCGGTGGCCTCGATGAGCACCGAGTGGAACTACGGCCCCGGCTGGGAGGACGCGCTCATCGACGCCTACGGGATCGCCCCCGACGCCGACCGTCTGGCCTACTATCGGTCGCTGTGGAACGAGACCTGA
- the glpK gene encoding glycerol kinase GlpK has protein sequence MTDYIIALDQGTTSSRAIIFDKKGSIISVGQKEHEQIMPRAGWVEHDPIEIRDNMREVIGIALGRANLTRHDIAAIGITNQRETAVVWDKNTGIPVYNAIVWQDTRTQSIVNRLAGDEGVERYKDIVGLPLATYFSGTKIVWILENVEGAREKAEAGDLIFGTTDTWVLWNLTGGPSGGIHATDVTNASRTLFMDLETLEWRDDILADFGVPRSMMPEIRSSSEVYGEARDTSLLRETPVAGILGDQQAATFGQAAFDAGESKNTYGTGNFLIFQTGTEIVKSENGLLTTIGYKLGDGPTHYALEGSIAVTGSLIQWLRDQLGIISTAPEVEQLALSVEDNGGVYFVPAFSGLYAPYWRPDARGAIVGLTRYANRGHLSRAALEATAFQTREVLDAVNADSGVDLAELKVDGGMIANDTLMQFQADILGVPVVRPVVAETTALGAAYAAGLAVGFWSDLDELRANWQEDKRWTPNDDVEERERQLRLWKKAVTKSMDWVDDDVR, from the coding sequence ATGACCGACTACATCATCGCCCTCGACCAGGGCACGACCTCGAGCCGCGCGATCATCTTCGACAAGAAGGGCTCGATCATCTCCGTCGGGCAGAAGGAGCATGAGCAGATCATGCCGCGGGCGGGCTGGGTCGAGCACGACCCGATCGAGATCCGCGACAACATGCGCGAGGTCATCGGCATCGCGCTCGGCCGCGCCAACCTGACCCGCCACGACATCGCCGCGATCGGCATCACCAACCAGCGCGAGACCGCTGTCGTGTGGGACAAGAACACCGGCATCCCCGTCTACAACGCGATCGTGTGGCAGGACACCCGCACGCAGTCCATCGTCAACCGCCTGGCCGGCGACGAGGGCGTCGAGCGGTACAAGGACATCGTCGGACTGCCGCTGGCGACCTACTTCTCGGGCACCAAGATCGTCTGGATCCTCGAGAACGTCGAGGGTGCCCGCGAGAAGGCCGAGGCCGGTGACCTCATCTTCGGCACGACGGACACCTGGGTGCTGTGGAACCTCACCGGCGGCCCGTCGGGCGGCATCCACGCGACCGACGTCACGAACGCGTCGCGCACGCTCTTCATGGACCTCGAGACCCTGGAGTGGCGCGACGACATCCTCGCCGACTTCGGTGTGCCGCGCTCGATGATGCCCGAGATCCGCTCCTCCAGCGAGGTCTACGGCGAGGCGCGCGACACGTCGCTGCTGCGCGAGACGCCGGTGGCCGGCATCCTCGGCGACCAGCAGGCGGCGACGTTCGGGCAGGCGGCGTTCGACGCCGGCGAGAGCAAGAACACCTACGGCACCGGAAACTTCCTGATCTTCCAGACGGGCACTGAGATCGTGAAGTCCGAGAACGGCCTCCTCACGACGATCGGGTACAAGCTCGGCGACGGACCGACCCACTATGCGCTCGAGGGATCGATCGCCGTCACCGGCTCGCTCATCCAGTGGCTGCGCGATCAGCTCGGGATCATCTCCACGGCGCCGGAGGTCGAGCAGCTCGCGCTGTCGGTCGAGGACAACGGCGGCGTCTACTTCGTGCCCGCGTTCTCGGGCCTGTACGCGCCGTACTGGCGGCCCGACGCTCGAGGCGCGATCGTCGGCCTCACGCGCTACGCCAACCGCGGCCACCTCTCGCGCGCAGCGCTCGAGGCGACGGCCTTCCAGACGCGTGAAGTCCTGGATGCCGTCAACGCCGACTCGGGTGTCGACCTGGCCGAGCTGAAGGTCGACGGCGGCATGATCGCCAACGACACGCTCATGCAGTTCCAGGCCGACATCCTGGGGGTCCCCGTCGTCCGGCCGGTCGTCGCCGAGACGACCGCGCTGGGTGCCGCTTACGCCGCCGGCCTCGCCGTCGGGTTCTGGAGCGACCTCGACGAGCTCCGGGCCAACTGGCAGGAGGACAAGCGCTGGACCCCGAACGACGACGTCGAGGAGCGCGAGCGCCAGCTGCGGCTGTGGAAGAAGGCCGTGACGAAGTCGATGGACTGGGTCGACGACGACGTCCGCTGA
- a CDS encoding MIP/aquaporin family protein has translation MHDINLGLYFVSELVGTAMLLLLGGGVVANVILAKSKGLGGGTLMINWGWGLAVFAGVLVSSYSGAQLNPAVSIGLLVGGKIEFAQFLVAVAAQFVGAFLGAVLCWLAYHDHFDAEPDPANKLGVFSTGPGIRAYGWNLVTEIIATFVLVFVIFGFADYGDIEIGTPGSLGPLTAVPVALLVVGIGASLGGPTGYAINPARDLGPRIAHAVLPIKGKGSSDWSYAWVPVVGPLIGGTLAALAAGALLGLA, from the coding sequence ATGCACGACATCAATCTCGGGCTCTACTTCGTGTCAGAGCTCGTCGGGACGGCGATGCTGCTCCTGCTCGGCGGTGGCGTGGTCGCCAACGTCATCCTCGCCAAGTCGAAGGGCCTCGGCGGCGGGACGCTCATGATCAACTGGGGCTGGGGCCTGGCGGTGTTCGCCGGCGTGCTCGTGTCGTCGTACTCGGGCGCCCAGCTGAACCCCGCCGTGTCGATCGGCCTCCTCGTGGGCGGGAAGATCGAGTTCGCCCAGTTCCTCGTCGCCGTCGCCGCCCAGTTCGTCGGCGCCTTCCTGGGTGCCGTGCTCTGCTGGCTGGCCTACCACGACCACTTCGACGCCGAGCCCGACCCGGCCAACAAGCTCGGCGTGTTCTCGACCGGCCCCGGCATCCGTGCCTACGGCTGGAACCTCGTCACCGAGATCATCGCGACCTTCGTACTCGTGTTCGTGATCTTCGGATTCGCCGACTACGGCGACATCGAGATCGGCACCCCGGGTTCGCTCGGCCCGCTCACCGCCGTGCCCGTCGCGCTCCTCGTGGTCGGTATCGGCGCCTCGCTCGGCGGCCCCACCGGCTACGCCATCAACCCGGCCCGCGACCTCGGCCCGCGCATCGCCCACGCCGTGCTCCCGATCAAGGGCAAGGGATCGAGCGACTGGTCGTACGCGTGGGTTCCCGTCGTCGGACCCCTCATCGGCGGTACGCTCGCGGCACTCGCCGCCGGCGCCCTGCTCGGCCTCGCCTGA
- a CDS encoding GNAT family N-acetyltransferase, whose protein sequence is MERDLTWRIVDVAYGDPRARDLRRQLDDDLGARYDGFHGDEPDERRRARARALATHPDEIVTTLIALAARAGSADTPAGHVILRRLGDEWEIKRLIVTADFRGVGIARGLMSTALDAARNDGAERVILQTGLQQPESIALYTSMGFSRIPVYEPYAETMPRSVCFALPL, encoded by the coding sequence GTGGAACGAGACCTGACCTGGCGGATCGTCGACGTCGCCTACGGCGATCCGCGCGCACGCGACCTGCGCCGACAGCTCGACGACGATCTCGGCGCGCGCTACGACGGATTCCACGGCGACGAACCCGACGAGCGACGCCGTGCCCGCGCCCGCGCGCTCGCGACGCACCCCGATGAGATCGTCACGACCCTGATCGCCCTCGCCGCCCGGGCCGGCTCCGCAGACACCCCCGCGGGGCACGTCATCCTCCGCCGACTCGGCGACGAATGGGAGATCAAGCGCCTCATCGTGACCGCGGACTTTCGCGGCGTCGGCATCGCGCGCGGACTCATGTCGACAGCCCTCGATGCCGCCCGCAACGATGGTGCCGAGCGGGTCATCCTCCAGACCGGACTCCAGCAGCCCGAGTCGATCGCGCTCTACACGTCGATGGGGTTCAGCCGCATCCCGGTCTATGAGCCCTACGCCGAGACGATGCCGCGCTCGGTGTGCTTCGCCCTCCCCCTCTGA
- a CDS encoding Cof-type HAD-IIB family hydrolase, translated as MTSETRIIFLDVDGTILAHGETIAPSTIAAVRAARERGHLVYLCTGRAAGDINPRVLDIGFDGAISNGGALAVSGDETVLAELMPRTAVERVMAYFDEQGTRYFIQSHDGVYASEGVRSFIADFISDRRRRHAEDLSTVALAEDVVAAPRFAPVEEADLDHIAKAVFVSSDPDAVEKTQAALGEEFHVIPGSMPLPTGSNGEVGMRGTNKGTGIQAMLTHLGRDAADAVGIGDSWNDVEMFEVCGTAIAMAEADPQLQQIAGEVTTGVLDDGIWNAFVRHGIIDPETAA; from the coding sequence GTGACGTCGGAAACTCGCATCATCTTCCTCGACGTCGACGGCACCATCCTCGCGCACGGCGAGACGATCGCCCCCTCGACGATCGCCGCGGTCCGCGCCGCGCGCGAACGCGGGCACCTCGTCTATCTCTGCACGGGACGCGCCGCCGGCGACATCAACCCTCGCGTGCTCGACATCGGCTTCGACGGTGCGATCTCCAACGGCGGCGCCCTCGCGGTCTCCGGCGACGAGACCGTCCTCGCCGAACTGATGCCCCGCACGGCCGTGGAGCGGGTGATGGCCTACTTCGACGAGCAGGGCACGCGGTACTTCATCCAGTCGCACGACGGCGTGTACGCGAGCGAGGGCGTCCGGTCGTTCATCGCGGACTTCATCAGCGATCGCCGTCGCCGTCATGCCGAGGACCTCTCCACCGTCGCCCTCGCCGAGGACGTCGTGGCCGCGCCGCGCTTCGCCCCCGTCGAAGAGGCCGATCTCGACCACATCGCCAAGGCGGTGTTCGTCAGCTCCGACCCCGACGCGGTCGAGAAGACCCAGGCCGCGCTCGGCGAGGAGTTCCACGTCATCCCGGGGAGCATGCCCCTGCCCACCGGCTCGAACGGCGAGGTCGGCATGCGCGGCACGAACAAGGGAACCGGCATCCAGGCGATGCTGACGCACCTCGGCCGAGACGCCGCGGACGCCGTCGGAATCGGCGACAGCTGGAACGACGTCGAGATGTTCGAGGTCTGCGGCACCGCGATCGCGATGGCCGAAGCCGACCCGCAGCTGCAGCAGATCGCCGGCGAGGTCACCACCGGCGTCCTCGACGACGGCATCTGGAACGCCTTCGTCCGCCACGGCATCATCGACCCCGAGACGGCCGCCTGA
- a CDS encoding glycerol-3-phosphate dehydrogenase/oxidase: MTESTPTTRANIRALRERPHAEVLVIGGGINGIATFRDLALQGVDVALVERGDYVSGASSASSHMIHGGVRYLENGEFRLVKESVTERNRLVRNAPHFVKPLPTTIPIHRTFSGILAAPFRLLVTHGRGKPRERGALLIKVGLIMYDTFSRDGGAVPRHRFRGRRSSRAQFPDLDDRFRYTATYYDASMHDPERLALDVLRDGVREESARAANYAPVVGADGASVIIRDDVTGEEFPFTADVVVNTSGPWTDLTNTALGTPTRFMGGTKGSHIVLDNTSLLEATGGNEIFFEAADGRIVLIYPLKGRVMVGTTDIDADPSRPTVCTDDEIDYFFDLIGQVFPDIDVDRSQIVYTFSGIRPLPRHDDLAPGFVSRDYRIEKDRLGDVPVLSLVGGKWTTFRALAEHLATDVMGLLKRPRRVATTDLAIGGGAGYPRSVAQRRRWIEAHRGAHSAEFADRMLERYGTYAQEVLAALPVAQQEFEHAPGYSVEEIAFLAEREEVVSLMDLLLRRTSIAFVGGVSMETLTEVAEAAAPVLGWDAETVRAQIDEAAQALEEAHRIDVRTSHLAPLDA; this comes from the coding sequence ATGACCGAGTCGACGCCGACCACCCGAGCGAACATCCGAGCCCTGCGCGAGCGCCCCCATGCCGAGGTCCTCGTCATCGGCGGGGGCATCAACGGAATCGCGACGTTCCGCGACCTCGCACTCCAGGGCGTCGACGTGGCCCTCGTCGAGCGCGGAGATTACGTCAGCGGCGCCTCGTCGGCGTCGAGTCACATGATCCACGGTGGCGTCCGCTACCTCGAGAACGGCGAGTTCCGGCTCGTGAAGGAGTCGGTGACCGAACGCAACCGGCTCGTGCGCAACGCGCCCCACTTCGTCAAGCCGCTGCCGACGACGATCCCGATCCACCGCACCTTCTCCGGCATCCTCGCCGCGCCGTTCCGGCTGCTCGTCACGCACGGCCGCGGCAAGCCGCGCGAGCGCGGTGCCCTGCTGATCAAGGTCGGCCTGATCATGTACGACACGTTCTCGCGCGACGGCGGCGCGGTGCCGCGCCACCGGTTCCGCGGGCGCCGCAGCTCGCGGGCGCAGTTCCCCGACCTCGACGACCGGTTCCGCTACACCGCGACCTACTACGACGCCTCCATGCACGACCCCGAGCGCCTCGCGCTCGACGTCCTGCGCGACGGCGTGCGCGAGGAGTCGGCGCGGGCGGCGAACTACGCCCCCGTCGTCGGCGCCGACGGGGCGTCGGTCATCATCCGGGATGACGTCACGGGTGAGGAGTTCCCGTTCACGGCCGACGTCGTCGTGAACACGAGCGGGCCGTGGACCGACCTGACCAACACCGCACTCGGCACGCCCACGCGCTTCATGGGCGGCACCAAGGGGTCGCACATCGTCCTCGACAACACCTCGCTGCTCGAGGCGACCGGCGGCAACGAGATCTTCTTCGAGGCCGCCGACGGTCGTATCGTGCTCATCTACCCGCTCAAGGGCCGGGTGATGGTGGGGACGACCGACATCGACGCCGACCCGAGCCGGCCCACGGTCTGCACCGACGACGAGATCGACTACTTCTTCGATCTGATCGGCCAGGTCTTCCCCGACATCGACGTCGACCGCTCGCAGATCGTCTACACGTTCTCCGGCATCCGTCCCCTCCCGCGCCACGACGACCTCGCCCCCGGCTTCGTCTCGCGCGACTACCGCATCGAGAAGGACCGCCTCGGCGACGTCCCCGTCCTCAGTCTCGTCGGCGGCAAGTGGACGACGTTCCGCGCGCTCGCCGAGCACCTCGCCACCGACGTCATGGGCCTGCTGAAGCGACCGCGTCGTGTCGCCACGACCGACCTCGCGATCGGCGGCGGCGCCGGCTACCCGCGCAGCGTCGCTCAGCGTCGCCGCTGGATCGAGGCCCACCGCGGCGCGCACTCGGCGGAGTTCGCCGACCGCATGCTGGAGCGTTACGGCACCTACGCGCAGGAGGTGCTGGCCGCGCTCCCCGTCGCCCAGCAGGAGTTCGAGCACGCCCCCGGCTACTCGGTCGAGGAGATCGCGTTCCTCGCCGAGCGCGAAGAGGTCGTCTCCCTGATGGATCTGCTCCTGCGTCGCACCTCGATCGCCTTCGTCGGCGGCGTCTCGATGGAGACGCTCACGGAGGTCGCCGAGGCGGCCGCGCCCGTGCTCGGCTGGGATGCGGAGACCGTCCGCGCACAGATCGACGAGGCCGCGCAAGCGCTCGAGGAGGCTCACCGCATCGACGTGCGCACGTCGCACCTGGCGCCGCTCGACGCCTGA
- a CDS encoding GNAT family N-acetyltransferase, translating to MAPGADDRDIRPIDPADAGEVLTLQRAAFVSEALIYDAADMPPLTQTLDELRAELAENLGCVAVDDGRIVGAARARLDGELLLIGRIAIAPDQQGSGVGTALLAAVEERGRAAGAREAELFTGSLSEANLRLYEREGYTESERVPQDDGTFQIFLRKPL from the coding sequence ATGGCGCCGGGCGCGGACGACCGCGACATCCGACCCATCGACCCCGCCGACGCCGGCGAGGTGCTGACCCTGCAGCGCGCCGCGTTCGTGTCCGAGGCCCTCATCTACGACGCCGCCGACATGCCGCCGCTCACCCAGACCCTCGACGAGCTTCGTGCCGAGCTGGCGGAGAACCTCGGCTGCGTCGCGGTCGACGACGGTCGCATCGTCGGAGCGGCGCGCGCCCGCCTCGACGGCGAGCTGCTGCTGATCGGCCGCATCGCCATCGCCCCCGACCAGCAGGGGTCGGGCGTGGGCACGGCCCTGCTCGCCGCCGTCGAGGAACGCGGACGGGCGGCCGGTGCGCGCGAGGCCGAGCTGTTCACGGGATCGCTCAGCGAGGCCAACCTGCGCCTGTACGAGCGCGAGGGCTACACCGAGTCCGAGCGCGTGCCGCAGGACGACGGCACCTTCCAGATCTTCCTCCGCAAGCCCCTCTGA
- a CDS encoding SDR family oxidoreductase → MTDAKPLAGKTLLMSGGSRGIGLAIALRAARDGANIALLAKTDQPHPKLEGTVHTAAAAIVEAGGRALPIVGDVRDEDSITEAVLKAQGEFGGIDIVVNNASAIDLSGTLELGTKRFDLMQAVNVRGTFLLSRAAIPALRDAENPHILSLSPPLNLSPKWLGAHTGYTLAKYGMTMATLGIAAEFAADGIAANTLWPRTTIATAAVRNSLGGERMMAASRTPEIYADAAYEVLVQPAGEYTGQTLIVEDVLEAAGVTDFSGYAAVPGTPDAELFPDVFLD, encoded by the coding sequence ATGACCGACGCGAAGCCCCTCGCGGGCAAGACCCTGCTGATGTCGGGCGGCAGCCGCGGCATCGGCCTGGCCATCGCGCTGCGTGCCGCGCGCGATGGTGCCAACATCGCGCTGCTCGCCAAGACGGACCAGCCGCATCCGAAGCTCGAAGGCACCGTGCACACCGCCGCCGCCGCGATCGTCGAGGCGGGCGGCCGAGCCCTGCCGATCGTCGGCGACGTGCGTGACGAGGACTCGATCACCGAGGCCGTGCTGAAGGCGCAGGGCGAGTTCGGCGGCATCGACATCGTCGTGAACAACGCCTCGGCGATCGACCTGTCGGGCACGCTCGAGCTCGGCACGAAGCGCTTCGACCTCATGCAGGCGGTCAACGTGCGGGGGACATTCCTGCTGTCGCGAGCGGCGATCCCGGCCCTGCGCGACGCCGAGAACCCGCACATCCTCTCGCTGTCTCCGCCGCTGAACCTCTCGCCGAAGTGGCTCGGCGCACACACGGGGTACACGCTCGCGAAGTACGGCATGACGATGGCGACCCTGGGGATCGCCGCGGAGTTCGCCGCCGACGGCATCGCGGCCAACACGCTGTGGCCGCGGACGACGATCGCGACGGCGGCGGTGCGCAATTCCCTCGGCGGCGAGCGGATGATGGCGGCGAGCCGCACCCCCGAGATATACGCGGATGCCGCGTACGAGGTGCTCGTGCAGCCCGCCGGCGAATACACGGGGCAGACCCTGATCGTCGAGGACGTCCTCGAGGCCGCCGGTGTGACCGACTTCTCGGGCTACGCCGCGGTCCCCGGAACGCCGGACGCGGAGCTGTTCCCCGACGTCTTCCTCGACTGA